A window of Castanea sativa cultivar Marrone di Chiusa Pesio chromosome 1, ASM4071231v1 contains these coding sequences:
- the LOC142612407 gene encoding uncharacterized protein LOC142612407 isoform X4 codes for MANRKEDEKNERIIRGLLKLTENRRCINCNSMGPQYVCTNFWTFVCTTCSGIHREFTHRVKSVSMAKFTSQEVTALQEGGNKHAKEIYFKELDPQRHSVPDSSNVERLRDFIKHVYVDRRYTGERNYDKPPRVKMGEKEELYENRRTDAYQGGSRSPQYEDTYERRYSDRSSPGGRSYEERSPGYEQEGRQYGDYKRSPVRPEIVNDWRREDRFGNGRRVEDRRESEGDSKLEGRSPERPKDLNSSSPPMVRPVREILGENVIPLRISEPPKANGGRSVDGFTNTQRTASSSSLGSSNGNPVEVKVENSGSLIDFDADPEPPIAAAVPQARQNFVTQPTGNSATSTNDNNWASFDVAPEAKVSQAPSNANTLDVLSQLSVPVSVPGHVSGNPGGAGSLTTATSGNFTMLPNTGVSAFAPVGNIPALPFTAGAPVASPISSVSVFPPGGAPAIAPGLTPILPVNGGVSFAQVPGSGQVPNLQHQQPSFFPATGSQSIAHQFTPSGNQWNSSLATNSHGPSSAPAGQAPQAVSIPVNVPNSSDVSQSSARKALPEDLFAATYSSFAAPVPGWQMGPPHGMGFAMQYAVPAPTFQQAKSSNPFDLSSEPPSVQASTFPSMAPLQGALPNVQPASSLMRTSSYGTPSSVWMAPQAPPYASALPPQAPSYVSAVPPRAYMVQQVPSNMPHMPPSGHQGLGGLGNDGAAFSSLNMDQQLAGRFSAPATPNPYSSVSGNPFG; via the exons ATGGCTAATCGAAAGGAGGATGAGAAAAACGAACGAATTATACGCGGTCTACTCAAACTTACTGAGAATCGTCGATGTATCAATTGCAATAGTATG GGACCTCAATATGTTTGCACAAATTTCTGGACGTTTGTTTGCACTACCTGCAGTGGAATACA TCGAGAGTTCACACATCGagtaaaatcagtatcaatggCCAAATTCACTTCACAAGAAGTTACTGCCCTTCAAGAAGGGGGGAATAAG CATGCAAAGGAGATCTACTTTAAAGAATTGGATCCACAGCGTCATTCTGTTCCTGACAGCAG TAATGTTGAGAGACTTCGGGACTTTATTAAGCATGTTTACGTGGATAGAAGATATACAGGCGAGCGGAACTATGACAAACCTCCTAGGGTCAAGATG GGTGAGAAGGAAGAGTTGTATGAAAACAGGAGAACAGATGCATATCAAGGAGGGTCTCGAAGCCCACAATATGAGGATACATATGAACGCCGGTACAGTGATAGGTCTAGTCCTGGTGGAAGAAGTTATGAAGAAAGAAGTCCTGGATACGAGCAAGAAGGTCGGCAGTATGGTGATTATAAGAGAAGTCCTGTTCGTCCTGAGATTGTCAATGATTGGCGTCGAGAGGATAGATTTGGAAATGGAAGGAGAGTTGAAGACCGTCGGGAATCTGAAGGAGATTCTAAGCTGGAAGGCAGATCGCCTGAGCGACCTAAAGATTTAAACTCGTCCAGCCCCCCTATGGTGCGGCCTGTAAGAGAGATTTTGGGAGAGAATGTAATACCTCTTCGTATAAGTGAACCTCCAAAAGCCAATGGTGGCAGGTCTGTTGATGGCTTTACAAATACACAG AGAACCGCATCTTCCAGTAGCTTGGGATCCAGTAATGGGAATCCGGTGGAAGTTAAAGTGGAGAATTCTGGAAgcttaattgattttgatgctGACCCTGAACCTCCAATTGCTGCAGCTGTTCCACAAGCACGACAAAATTTTGTGACTCAACCAACTGGAAATTCAGCAACTTCTACCAATGACAACAATTGGGCCTCTTTTGATGTTGCCCCAGAAGCAAAAGTATCTCAAGCCCCTTCAAATGCCAATACATTAGATGTATTATCACAATTGTCAGTTCCAGTATCTGTACCTGGTCATGTTTCTGGAAATCCTGGTGGGGCTGGTTCTCTTACAACTGCAACCTCGGGCAACTTCACAATGTTACCTAATACTGGTGTTTCAGCTTTTGCACCTGTAGGGAACATACCGGCGTTGCCCTTTACGGCTGGTGCTCCTGTTGCTTCACCAATAAGCAGTGTGTCAGTGTTTCCCCCTGGTGGTGCACCTGCAATTGCCCCTGGATTGACGCCAATATTGCCTGTTAATGGTGGTGTTTCTTTTGCCCAAGTTCCAGGTTCTGGGCAAGTGCCTAATTTGCAGCATCAGCAACCTTCTTTCTTCCCTGCTACTGGTAGTCAATCAATTGCTCACCAATTTACACCTTCAGGCAATCAG TGGAATTCATCACTTGCCACTAATTCACATGGGCCTTCAAGTGCTCCAGCTGGACAAGCACCCCAAGCTGTCTCAATACCTGTGAATGTGCCCAATTCTAGTGATGTGTCACAATCTAGTGCCAGAAAAGCACTGCCTGAG GACCTTTTTGCTGCCACCTATTCATCTTTTGCTGCACCAGTGCCAGGGTGGCAAATGGGTCCACCCCACGGCATGGGGTTTGCTATGCAATATGCTGTG CCAGCGCCAACTTTTCAACAGGCAAAATCTTCAAACCCATTTGACTTAAGCAGCGAACCACCTTCAGTTCAAGCCTCAACG TTTCCTTCCATGGCACCCTTGCAAGGTGCTCTACCAAATGTCCAGCCTGCTTCAAGCTTAATGCGCACTTCCAGCTATGGTACTCCTTCATCAGTATGGATGGCACCCCAGGCACCACCTTATGCATCAGCATTGCCTCCCCAGGCACCATCTTATGTATCAGCAGTACCTCCAA GGGCGTACATGGTACAACAAGTACCCAGTAACATGCCACACATGCCACCTTCAGG GCATCAAGGACTAGGGGGCTTGGGCAATGATGGGGCTGCTTTTAGCTCCTTAAATATGGATCAGCAGCTGGCTGGAAGATTCTCAGCACCTGCTACCCCAAATCCTTACTCTTCTGTCAGTGGAAACCCATTTGGATAA
- the LOC142612407 gene encoding uncharacterized protein LOC142612407 isoform X3, with protein sequence MANRKEDEKNERIIRGLLKLTENRRCINCNSMGPQYVCTNFWTFVCTTCSGIHREFTHRVKSVSMAKFTSQEVTALQEGGNKHAKEIYFKELDPQRHSVPDSSNVERLRDFIKHVYVDRRYTGERNYDKPPRVKMQGEKEELYENRRTDAYQGGSRSPQYEDTYERRYSDRSSPGGRSYEERSPGYEQEGRQYGDYKRSPVRPEIVNDWRREDRFGNGRRVEDRRESEGDSKLEGRSPERPKDLNSSSPPMVRPVREILGENVIPLRISEPPKANGGRSVDGFTNTQRTASSSSLGSSNGNPVEVKVENSGSLIDFDADPEPPIAAAVPQARQNFVTQPTGNSATSTNDNNWASFDVAPEAKVSQAPSNANTLDVLSQLSVPVSVPGHVSGNPGGAGSLTTATSGNFTMLPNTGVSAFAPVGNIPALPFTAGAPVASPISSVSVFPPGGAPAIAPGLTPILPVNGGVSFAQVPGSGQVPNLQHQQPSFFPATGSQSIAHQFTPSGNQWNSSLATNSHGPSSAPAGQAPQAVSIPVNVPNSSDVSQSSARKALPEDLFAATYSSFAAPVPGWQMGPPHGMGFAMQYAVPAPTFQQAKSSNPFDLSSEPPSVQASTFPSMAPLQGALPNVQPASSLMRTSSYGTPSSVWMAPQAPPYASALPPQAPSYVSAVPPRAYMVQQVPSNMPHMPPSGHQGLGGLGNDGAAFSSLNMDQQLAGRFSAPATPNPYSSVSGNPFG encoded by the exons ATGGCTAATCGAAAGGAGGATGAGAAAAACGAACGAATTATACGCGGTCTACTCAAACTTACTGAGAATCGTCGATGTATCAATTGCAATAGTATG GGACCTCAATATGTTTGCACAAATTTCTGGACGTTTGTTTGCACTACCTGCAGTGGAATACA TCGAGAGTTCACACATCGagtaaaatcagtatcaatggCCAAATTCACTTCACAAGAAGTTACTGCCCTTCAAGAAGGGGGGAATAAG CATGCAAAGGAGATCTACTTTAAAGAATTGGATCCACAGCGTCATTCTGTTCCTGACAGCAG TAATGTTGAGAGACTTCGGGACTTTATTAAGCATGTTTACGTGGATAGAAGATATACAGGCGAGCGGAACTATGACAAACCTCCTAGGGTCAAGATG CAGGGTGAGAAGGAAGAGTTGTATGAAAACAGGAGAACAGATGCATATCAAGGAGGGTCTCGAAGCCCACAATATGAGGATACATATGAACGCCGGTACAGTGATAGGTCTAGTCCTGGTGGAAGAAGTTATGAAGAAAGAAGTCCTGGATACGAGCAAGAAGGTCGGCAGTATGGTGATTATAAGAGAAGTCCTGTTCGTCCTGAGATTGTCAATGATTGGCGTCGAGAGGATAGATTTGGAAATGGAAGGAGAGTTGAAGACCGTCGGGAATCTGAAGGAGATTCTAAGCTGGAAGGCAGATCGCCTGAGCGACCTAAAGATTTAAACTCGTCCAGCCCCCCTATGGTGCGGCCTGTAAGAGAGATTTTGGGAGAGAATGTAATACCTCTTCGTATAAGTGAACCTCCAAAAGCCAATGGTGGCAGGTCTGTTGATGGCTTTACAAATACACAG AGAACCGCATCTTCCAGTAGCTTGGGATCCAGTAATGGGAATCCGGTGGAAGTTAAAGTGGAGAATTCTGGAAgcttaattgattttgatgctGACCCTGAACCTCCAATTGCTGCAGCTGTTCCACAAGCACGACAAAATTTTGTGACTCAACCAACTGGAAATTCAGCAACTTCTACCAATGACAACAATTGGGCCTCTTTTGATGTTGCCCCAGAAGCAAAAGTATCTCAAGCCCCTTCAAATGCCAATACATTAGATGTATTATCACAATTGTCAGTTCCAGTATCTGTACCTGGTCATGTTTCTGGAAATCCTGGTGGGGCTGGTTCTCTTACAACTGCAACCTCGGGCAACTTCACAATGTTACCTAATACTGGTGTTTCAGCTTTTGCACCTGTAGGGAACATACCGGCGTTGCCCTTTACGGCTGGTGCTCCTGTTGCTTCACCAATAAGCAGTGTGTCAGTGTTTCCCCCTGGTGGTGCACCTGCAATTGCCCCTGGATTGACGCCAATATTGCCTGTTAATGGTGGTGTTTCTTTTGCCCAAGTTCCAGGTTCTGGGCAAGTGCCTAATTTGCAGCATCAGCAACCTTCTTTCTTCCCTGCTACTGGTAGTCAATCAATTGCTCACCAATTTACACCTTCAGGCAATCAG TGGAATTCATCACTTGCCACTAATTCACATGGGCCTTCAAGTGCTCCAGCTGGACAAGCACCCCAAGCTGTCTCAATACCTGTGAATGTGCCCAATTCTAGTGATGTGTCACAATCTAGTGCCAGAAAAGCACTGCCTGAG GACCTTTTTGCTGCCACCTATTCATCTTTTGCTGCACCAGTGCCAGGGTGGCAAATGGGTCCACCCCACGGCATGGGGTTTGCTATGCAATATGCTGTG CCAGCGCCAACTTTTCAACAGGCAAAATCTTCAAACCCATTTGACTTAAGCAGCGAACCACCTTCAGTTCAAGCCTCAACG TTTCCTTCCATGGCACCCTTGCAAGGTGCTCTACCAAATGTCCAGCCTGCTTCAAGCTTAATGCGCACTTCCAGCTATGGTACTCCTTCATCAGTATGGATGGCACCCCAGGCACCACCTTATGCATCAGCATTGCCTCCCCAGGCACCATCTTATGTATCAGCAGTACCTCCAA GGGCGTACATGGTACAACAAGTACCCAGTAACATGCCACACATGCCACCTTCAGG GCATCAAGGACTAGGGGGCTTGGGCAATGATGGGGCTGCTTTTAGCTCCTTAAATATGGATCAGCAGCTGGCTGGAAGATTCTCAGCACCTGCTACCCCAAATCCTTACTCTTCTGTCAGTGGAAACCCATTTGGATAA
- the LOC142612407 gene encoding uncharacterized protein LOC142612407 isoform X2, producing MANRKEDEKNERIIRGLLKLTENRRCINCNSMGPQYVCTNFWTFVCTTCSGIHREFTHRVKSVSMAKFTSQEVTALQEGGNKHAKEIYFKELDPQRHSVPDSSNVERLRDFIKHVYVDRRYTGERNYDKPPRVKMGEKEELYENRRTDAYQGGSRSPQYEDTYERRYSDRSSPGGRSYEERSPGYEQEGRQYGDYKRSPVRPEIVNDWRREDRFGNGRRVEDRRESEGDSKLEGRSPERPKDLNSSSPPMVRPVREILGENVIPLRISEPPKANGGRSVDGFTNTQRTASSSSLGSSNGNPVEVKVENSGSLIDFDADPEPPIAAAVPQARQNFVTQPTGNSATSTNDNNWASFDVAPEAKVSQAPSNANTLDVLSQLSVPVSVPGHVSGNPGGAGSLTTATSGNFTMLPNTGVSAFAPVGNIPALPFTAGAPVASPISSVSVFPPGGAPAIAPGLTPILPVNGGVSFAQVPGSGQVPNLQHQQPSFFPATGSQSIAHQFTPSGNQQWNSSLATNSHGPSSAPAGQAPQAVSIPVNVPNSSDVSQSSARKALPEDLFAATYSSFAAPVPGWQMGPPHGMGFAMQYAVPAPTFQQAKSSNPFDLSSEPPSVQASTFPSMAPLQGALPNVQPASSLMRTSSYGTPSSVWMAPQAPPYASALPPQAPSYVSAVPPRAYMVQQVPSNMPHMPPSGHQGLGGLGNDGAAFSSLNMDQQLAGRFSAPATPNPYSSVSGNPFG from the exons ATGGCTAATCGAAAGGAGGATGAGAAAAACGAACGAATTATACGCGGTCTACTCAAACTTACTGAGAATCGTCGATGTATCAATTGCAATAGTATG GGACCTCAATATGTTTGCACAAATTTCTGGACGTTTGTTTGCACTACCTGCAGTGGAATACA TCGAGAGTTCACACATCGagtaaaatcagtatcaatggCCAAATTCACTTCACAAGAAGTTACTGCCCTTCAAGAAGGGGGGAATAAG CATGCAAAGGAGATCTACTTTAAAGAATTGGATCCACAGCGTCATTCTGTTCCTGACAGCAG TAATGTTGAGAGACTTCGGGACTTTATTAAGCATGTTTACGTGGATAGAAGATATACAGGCGAGCGGAACTATGACAAACCTCCTAGGGTCAAGATG GGTGAGAAGGAAGAGTTGTATGAAAACAGGAGAACAGATGCATATCAAGGAGGGTCTCGAAGCCCACAATATGAGGATACATATGAACGCCGGTACAGTGATAGGTCTAGTCCTGGTGGAAGAAGTTATGAAGAAAGAAGTCCTGGATACGAGCAAGAAGGTCGGCAGTATGGTGATTATAAGAGAAGTCCTGTTCGTCCTGAGATTGTCAATGATTGGCGTCGAGAGGATAGATTTGGAAATGGAAGGAGAGTTGAAGACCGTCGGGAATCTGAAGGAGATTCTAAGCTGGAAGGCAGATCGCCTGAGCGACCTAAAGATTTAAACTCGTCCAGCCCCCCTATGGTGCGGCCTGTAAGAGAGATTTTGGGAGAGAATGTAATACCTCTTCGTATAAGTGAACCTCCAAAAGCCAATGGTGGCAGGTCTGTTGATGGCTTTACAAATACACAG AGAACCGCATCTTCCAGTAGCTTGGGATCCAGTAATGGGAATCCGGTGGAAGTTAAAGTGGAGAATTCTGGAAgcttaattgattttgatgctGACCCTGAACCTCCAATTGCTGCAGCTGTTCCACAAGCACGACAAAATTTTGTGACTCAACCAACTGGAAATTCAGCAACTTCTACCAATGACAACAATTGGGCCTCTTTTGATGTTGCCCCAGAAGCAAAAGTATCTCAAGCCCCTTCAAATGCCAATACATTAGATGTATTATCACAATTGTCAGTTCCAGTATCTGTACCTGGTCATGTTTCTGGAAATCCTGGTGGGGCTGGTTCTCTTACAACTGCAACCTCGGGCAACTTCACAATGTTACCTAATACTGGTGTTTCAGCTTTTGCACCTGTAGGGAACATACCGGCGTTGCCCTTTACGGCTGGTGCTCCTGTTGCTTCACCAATAAGCAGTGTGTCAGTGTTTCCCCCTGGTGGTGCACCTGCAATTGCCCCTGGATTGACGCCAATATTGCCTGTTAATGGTGGTGTTTCTTTTGCCCAAGTTCCAGGTTCTGGGCAAGTGCCTAATTTGCAGCATCAGCAACCTTCTTTCTTCCCTGCTACTGGTAGTCAATCAATTGCTCACCAATTTACACCTTCAGGCAATCAG CAGTGGAATTCATCACTTGCCACTAATTCACATGGGCCTTCAAGTGCTCCAGCTGGACAAGCACCCCAAGCTGTCTCAATACCTGTGAATGTGCCCAATTCTAGTGATGTGTCACAATCTAGTGCCAGAAAAGCACTGCCTGAG GACCTTTTTGCTGCCACCTATTCATCTTTTGCTGCACCAGTGCCAGGGTGGCAAATGGGTCCACCCCACGGCATGGGGTTTGCTATGCAATATGCTGTG CCAGCGCCAACTTTTCAACAGGCAAAATCTTCAAACCCATTTGACTTAAGCAGCGAACCACCTTCAGTTCAAGCCTCAACG TTTCCTTCCATGGCACCCTTGCAAGGTGCTCTACCAAATGTCCAGCCTGCTTCAAGCTTAATGCGCACTTCCAGCTATGGTACTCCTTCATCAGTATGGATGGCACCCCAGGCACCACCTTATGCATCAGCATTGCCTCCCCAGGCACCATCTTATGTATCAGCAGTACCTCCAA GGGCGTACATGGTACAACAAGTACCCAGTAACATGCCACACATGCCACCTTCAGG GCATCAAGGACTAGGGGGCTTGGGCAATGATGGGGCTGCTTTTAGCTCCTTAAATATGGATCAGCAGCTGGCTGGAAGATTCTCAGCACCTGCTACCCCAAATCCTTACTCTTCTGTCAGTGGAAACCCATTTGGATAA
- the LOC142612407 gene encoding uncharacterized protein LOC142612407 isoform X1, whose amino-acid sequence MANRKEDEKNERIIRGLLKLTENRRCINCNSMGPQYVCTNFWTFVCTTCSGIHREFTHRVKSVSMAKFTSQEVTALQEGGNKHAKEIYFKELDPQRHSVPDSSNVERLRDFIKHVYVDRRYTGERNYDKPPRVKMQGEKEELYENRRTDAYQGGSRSPQYEDTYERRYSDRSSPGGRSYEERSPGYEQEGRQYGDYKRSPVRPEIVNDWRREDRFGNGRRVEDRRESEGDSKLEGRSPERPKDLNSSSPPMVRPVREILGENVIPLRISEPPKANGGRSVDGFTNTQRTASSSSLGSSNGNPVEVKVENSGSLIDFDADPEPPIAAAVPQARQNFVTQPTGNSATSTNDNNWASFDVAPEAKVSQAPSNANTLDVLSQLSVPVSVPGHVSGNPGGAGSLTTATSGNFTMLPNTGVSAFAPVGNIPALPFTAGAPVASPISSVSVFPPGGAPAIAPGLTPILPVNGGVSFAQVPGSGQVPNLQHQQPSFFPATGSQSIAHQFTPSGNQQWNSSLATNSHGPSSAPAGQAPQAVSIPVNVPNSSDVSQSSARKALPEDLFAATYSSFAAPVPGWQMGPPHGMGFAMQYAVPAPTFQQAKSSNPFDLSSEPPSVQASTFPSMAPLQGALPNVQPASSLMRTSSYGTPSSVWMAPQAPPYASALPPQAPSYVSAVPPRAYMVQQVPSNMPHMPPSGHQGLGGLGNDGAAFSSLNMDQQLAGRFSAPATPNPYSSVSGNPFG is encoded by the exons ATGGCTAATCGAAAGGAGGATGAGAAAAACGAACGAATTATACGCGGTCTACTCAAACTTACTGAGAATCGTCGATGTATCAATTGCAATAGTATG GGACCTCAATATGTTTGCACAAATTTCTGGACGTTTGTTTGCACTACCTGCAGTGGAATACA TCGAGAGTTCACACATCGagtaaaatcagtatcaatggCCAAATTCACTTCACAAGAAGTTACTGCCCTTCAAGAAGGGGGGAATAAG CATGCAAAGGAGATCTACTTTAAAGAATTGGATCCACAGCGTCATTCTGTTCCTGACAGCAG TAATGTTGAGAGACTTCGGGACTTTATTAAGCATGTTTACGTGGATAGAAGATATACAGGCGAGCGGAACTATGACAAACCTCCTAGGGTCAAGATG CAGGGTGAGAAGGAAGAGTTGTATGAAAACAGGAGAACAGATGCATATCAAGGAGGGTCTCGAAGCCCACAATATGAGGATACATATGAACGCCGGTACAGTGATAGGTCTAGTCCTGGTGGAAGAAGTTATGAAGAAAGAAGTCCTGGATACGAGCAAGAAGGTCGGCAGTATGGTGATTATAAGAGAAGTCCTGTTCGTCCTGAGATTGTCAATGATTGGCGTCGAGAGGATAGATTTGGAAATGGAAGGAGAGTTGAAGACCGTCGGGAATCTGAAGGAGATTCTAAGCTGGAAGGCAGATCGCCTGAGCGACCTAAAGATTTAAACTCGTCCAGCCCCCCTATGGTGCGGCCTGTAAGAGAGATTTTGGGAGAGAATGTAATACCTCTTCGTATAAGTGAACCTCCAAAAGCCAATGGTGGCAGGTCTGTTGATGGCTTTACAAATACACAG AGAACCGCATCTTCCAGTAGCTTGGGATCCAGTAATGGGAATCCGGTGGAAGTTAAAGTGGAGAATTCTGGAAgcttaattgattttgatgctGACCCTGAACCTCCAATTGCTGCAGCTGTTCCACAAGCACGACAAAATTTTGTGACTCAACCAACTGGAAATTCAGCAACTTCTACCAATGACAACAATTGGGCCTCTTTTGATGTTGCCCCAGAAGCAAAAGTATCTCAAGCCCCTTCAAATGCCAATACATTAGATGTATTATCACAATTGTCAGTTCCAGTATCTGTACCTGGTCATGTTTCTGGAAATCCTGGTGGGGCTGGTTCTCTTACAACTGCAACCTCGGGCAACTTCACAATGTTACCTAATACTGGTGTTTCAGCTTTTGCACCTGTAGGGAACATACCGGCGTTGCCCTTTACGGCTGGTGCTCCTGTTGCTTCACCAATAAGCAGTGTGTCAGTGTTTCCCCCTGGTGGTGCACCTGCAATTGCCCCTGGATTGACGCCAATATTGCCTGTTAATGGTGGTGTTTCTTTTGCCCAAGTTCCAGGTTCTGGGCAAGTGCCTAATTTGCAGCATCAGCAACCTTCTTTCTTCCCTGCTACTGGTAGTCAATCAATTGCTCACCAATTTACACCTTCAGGCAATCAG CAGTGGAATTCATCACTTGCCACTAATTCACATGGGCCTTCAAGTGCTCCAGCTGGACAAGCACCCCAAGCTGTCTCAATACCTGTGAATGTGCCCAATTCTAGTGATGTGTCACAATCTAGTGCCAGAAAAGCACTGCCTGAG GACCTTTTTGCTGCCACCTATTCATCTTTTGCTGCACCAGTGCCAGGGTGGCAAATGGGTCCACCCCACGGCATGGGGTTTGCTATGCAATATGCTGTG CCAGCGCCAACTTTTCAACAGGCAAAATCTTCAAACCCATTTGACTTAAGCAGCGAACCACCTTCAGTTCAAGCCTCAACG TTTCCTTCCATGGCACCCTTGCAAGGTGCTCTACCAAATGTCCAGCCTGCTTCAAGCTTAATGCGCACTTCCAGCTATGGTACTCCTTCATCAGTATGGATGGCACCCCAGGCACCACCTTATGCATCAGCATTGCCTCCCCAGGCACCATCTTATGTATCAGCAGTACCTCCAA GGGCGTACATGGTACAACAAGTACCCAGTAACATGCCACACATGCCACCTTCAGG GCATCAAGGACTAGGGGGCTTGGGCAATGATGGGGCTGCTTTTAGCTCCTTAAATATGGATCAGCAGCTGGCTGGAAGATTCTCAGCACCTGCTACCCCAAATCCTTACTCTTCTGTCAGTGGAAACCCATTTGGATAA